The following is a genomic window from Lysinibacillus sp. G4S2.
CCATTCATCGGTCTAACCCGAAAGAATGGAAAAAGCTTAAAGAGCACTGGGATGAAGAATTCGCTGGGATGACAGTGAATGTTAAAGTAGACGTAAAACTTGTGCATACGGGCACAGAAGGTAATTCCTTCTTAGAAAAGATAGAGGTTAAATAATCATGATAAAAACTATAGGAATACTTATAATTGCGGCAATTATTGTGTGGATTGAAGTTCCGCCTCTCTTGGAAAAAAAATATAAAAAAGAGTTACTTGTATTTTCAATTCTTCTTGCAATTGGGGTAGGTCTAAGTATTACACTTTTCGGATTTGAAAGATCTATTCCAAATCCATTTGATTTACTCACTTTTATTTTTAAACCTCTTAATGACCTGATTTCACTTTTGTTGACATAATAGAACAGTGTAGAGGGGAAGGTATGATGTGAAATGATGCAAGACGTTAAAATTAATTCGTACCAATTTCTAGTTTTAGTTATTTTATTTACGATTGGTACGAGCATCTTGACTGTGCCATCAGCATTAGCAACCGACGCAAAGCAAGACGCCTGGATTGCCACTATAATTGGTACGGGAATCGGTTTATTAGTCGTATGGCTATTCATCACTATAGCACAATGGTTCCCTAACCTCACCTATGTCCAAGTCATTGAAAAACTATTTGGAAGATGGATAGGTAAAGCTTTTTCTGCTTTTTTTGTAATCATATCACTTCTTTATGCTTCTGAACTTTTGTATTACTTTGGACTATTCCTAAACATCCATATGATGCCGAATACTCCAATGGTAGTCCTTAATATTCTTATGGCGGGTATTGTGGTGATGGGAGTCCGTCTTGGATTGGAAACCTTCGCTCGTACTGCAGAAATCTTAATAGTCGTGTTTTTCGTCTTTTTTTTTATTTTAGTTGTGTGTATTTCACCTGAAATGAAGTTTGAAAATATACAGCCTGTCTATGAGATGGGGACAAAAAAGATCGTCCAATCATCCATTTTCTATGTCATAGTATCTTCAGTAGATGCTATTGTTCTCTTAATGATTTTCCCCTCTTTTGTTAATAAAATGAAACAAGGTAAAAAAGCTTTTTTCATTGGAAACTTAATAGGTGGCATCGTCATCATCATTATTACATTTTTATGTGTTACAGTATTAGGTTTTGAGAAAACTGCAGGAGAGATTTATCCAAGTTATGAATTGACCAAAAAGATAAATATCGGGAATTTTATACAGCGTATTGAGGGATTAATGGCATCGCTTTGGGTTATCACTCTCTTTTTTAAGACGACCCTTTATTTTTACGCCTCCGTTTTAGGGATGGCACAAATTCTGAATTTGAAAGATTACCGCCCTTTAACATTACCGTTAGGCATGATTGCTGTTGTCCTTTCACTAGTGATTTATCCTAATATCATCTATCAACAGCATTTTGACAAAACAACGGGTAATTCCTTAACATTATCAATCGGACTTTTCTTACCTCTTTTGTTGATAGTAGTATATACAATTCGAAAAAGAACGAAAAGGAATGAAATAGAAATAAAAGAATAGAAGATTATTTTGAAAAATCTATA
Proteins encoded in this region:
- a CDS encoding endospore germination permease codes for the protein MQDVKINSYQFLVLVILFTIGTSILTVPSALATDAKQDAWIATIIGTGIGLLVVWLFITIAQWFPNLTYVQVIEKLFGRWIGKAFSAFFVIISLLYASELLYYFGLFLNIHMMPNTPMVVLNILMAGIVVMGVRLGLETFARTAEILIVVFFVFFFILVVCISPEMKFENIQPVYEMGTKKIVQSSIFYVIVSSVDAIVLLMIFPSFVNKMKQGKKAFFIGNLIGGIVIIIITFLCVTVLGFEKTAGEIYPSYELTKKINIGNFIQRIEGLMASLWVITLFFKTTLYFYASVLGMAQILNLKDYRPLTLPLGMIAVVLSLVIYPNIIYQQHFDKTTGNSLTLSIGLFLPLLLIVVYTIRKRTKRNEIEIKE